One Orcinus orca chromosome 8, mOrcOrc1.1, whole genome shotgun sequence genomic window, CATAAGCTCAGTAAGGCCTCAGACAGGctgtcagggagggcttccaAGGAGGGCTTCCAGGAGGAAGCAGGGGCTGAGCCAGCTCAGCGGGGCTGGCTTCttgctggggcagggaggaggccagCCAGGAAGGGCTCTTCCGGCCAGAGGGTGAGACGGAGCCAGAGAGCAGGTGGGGTTATGTCAGCCTGGGGGCCTTGAGGGTCCCCTCTGGAGTTGGTGCAGTGTCTGCCTGGGCGGGGGGTGCTCCCAGGGAGAGCTGGAActgggggcggggtgtgtgtgtgtggctttttgGGACCCCACCCGATCaccttgggggggggggcggagcaGGAGAGCAGCAgctgggtggggcgggggcagagGGGTGTTCGGCAGGCCCGGCACAGGGGCGCTGCTGGGCAGCACAGAGGTCCCTTCCAGTGGGGGACCAGGAGTGGCGTGGCGCTCAGACTGGGCCGCgcctgcccccttcccctgcGCTCCCCCGTGTCATATGGTGGGTGTTTCGGGGAGGCTTcctgggagggtggggctggagccCAGAGCCCCCGGGAAGGAGACTCAGGGCCTGCGTGCCTCAGCCCTGCAGCCACACCTATAGCCGCCCTGTTaggctgagagtctgcctcccGGGCGCCCGTGGTGGCCCCTTCGGGGCATCCgtcaggctgggggtggggggcttgggcCAGCGgcccccggggtgggggtgggagtgccGGAGGAGCGAcggaggggcgggaggggagaaggggtgcCCCCCGCCTCCTGCtgggccccctccccccatcaggGAAGGTGGGGTCTGGCCCTTGTGGAGCTGTGGGAGTGTTTGTTGAGATGCTTCTGTCCATTAAAGGACTGGCTCCTGGGCCGGCCCCTCTCGCTCCCACAGGTGAGCAGCAGGGCAGGGAACCTTCAGGGCTCAGGGCGCCCTGAGGGGCCAGCAGCCACCCAGGGTCACATGCTTGACCCTCGGTGGGAGTGGCCCACACACTCACCTCCCGCCCCGGGGCCATGGGGGgtgcctgccccctccctgcccgtGGCCCTCTGGGCCATAGCTGGGAGGGCTGGGTTCCGGGGGCCATGGATGGGGGGCGGAGACCGGAGCCTGGGGTTCTGGCGGCGGGGCTCCCGGGGCCAGCCGTCCCGGGGAGGGTCCCGAGCCCTCTTCCGCAGGTTCCTGGGCTCCCCCCGCGCTGTGGGTCCCCTCACAGGTTTGAGTCTCAGGAGCAGAGGGTGAGTCTGCCTCCCGAGAGGGCACAAGGGGTCCGTGACCCGGGGCCCCCACACACGCACCAGGCCCCCTCAGAAGCAAGGCAGTCAGCGGGGCCCACATGTCTGAGGACGCGGGAGTGTCCTCTGGGCCCTCGAGTCTGAGGACGCGGGAGTGTCCTCTGGGCCCTAGAGTCTGAGGACGCAGGAGTGTCCTCTGGGCCCTCGAGGGGTGTTTCTCTCCTGCAGGGCTCCTCCCAGGCCTCTCCTTTGCCTCTCAGAGCCGCCGCAGGGGTCTGAGCCAGCCTGTGGCCGGGCCTTCTGTCCCAATGTGGGAAGGGCTGCTGCCATCTCTCCGTCCCCCTCTCTGGGACCTTGGGTGCAGTGGGCGTGGGCTCTGCCGGTGGCAGAGTTGAACCGGCCCCAGGGCGAGCAGTCTGGGAAGGGGTCCCTCCCAAATTGCTGGGGCCGGGGCCGCCAGCCTCGTGGCTGGGGCAGCTCCTGCTGTCAGCCCAGCGTCCGGCccaggaggcaggagaggagctGAAAGGTCCCCTGCTTCAGGCCAGGATGGGGCAAGAGCGGCAACGGGCTGCAGGCTTGGGTTAGGGACACAGTCCAGGCCGGCGCGCAGACGTCTGGGGGGACCTTGGCGGGAGAATGGAGGCGGCGGGGCTGTGCTCAGGCTCTGGCGGGGAAGGGGTCCCACGGGAGAGGCTCGTCGAGGGCAAGGCTGGCGTTGGAGCAGATGTCCCCCCGGTCCACTCACTGGGGGCCGCACGTCACCTGGGGCCTGACCCTGGCTTCTCCTGGCTCTGGAGAATCCTGCCCTTGGGGAAGCAGTGTTAGCTGCGGGACCACCCGGCAGGctgggtgccaggccctggaCCTTCTGCTGTGTCCCCATGGGTGGGGGCCTCTCAGAGCCCCTCTGGCCACAGAGTTCCTGCCCACCCAGGGCCGGCCTTCCGGAGCCTCTTGCTGGCTCTGATGCAGACTGGGCCTGCCAGGGAGCTGGGGGAGCAGACGTGGGCCCTGACAAGAGCTGTCTGTCCAGTGCCAGGCAGCGGGGGAGGGTGAGCTGGGCTGGCTTAGCACCCCAGGCAatgctgcagggcccaggggggTCCCGGACCTCACTGGCCAGAACCAGGCCGAGGGCTCTAGGTGGAAACCCGGCACCGTGGGGGGcttggggctgggcctgggggggGGGTCAGGTACCGCCTCTGGGTCTCCCAGCCTCTCGCAGGACCCTCCAGAGCCCGGAACGCCAAGGTGCCCCTCCCTGGCGCCCTATGCCATCTCGCTGAACCTCAGGTAGTGATGTGGGGATGGGGGTCTCAGGACCTGAGCAGAGGACACCTGGCTCAAGGGTGCTGTGCCCGAGTGAGGAGCCCCCGAGGGCATGCCTGGCGGGAGGCTCCGTCTGTCCAGAGGGGAGGCCCCGGGCGTTTTCTGAGCCCGGCAGTGGGTCCTGGCCCCCAAGCTCCTTCTCCAAAGCCTGGCCAGGCAGGGGCGACAGGCCCTTGGCACCGGAGCCCTGGGACCCATTGTCCTAGCACTGTGCAGGGGGCTTGGGCTGCCTGCCCGCCGCGTAACCATGGTGACTGGGGAGTGGGCCCAGGTCTGCTGGTAGGACTAGGGTTGTGGGAGGTCCTTGGAGAGACGTGGTCTGCGTTTCAAGGGGCACGGGCCCCGCCTGGGTGAACTGTGGACGCAGAGAAGGGCCGCATGACCAGCAGTGGGTGCTGGGCAGGCCAGGGGGGCAGACTGACCCCGTGTACCATCCCTGAGCTGTCCCAGCCGCCAGGCCTCTGCATCCAGCAGGCTCCAGCCCCCGGGGTCAGGGCCTCAGAAGCCGGGTAGAGCCCCCTCCTCTGAGCAGAGCAGCCGGACTCGAGCCCCCGTCTGAGAGGGCACAAGTGAAGTGGAGTCGCCAGACCCCTGCgctcacctccaccccaccccacgggCCAGTAGCTGGGTCCTTTATGCCAAGATGGGGGTGGTCCTCCACGATGCCCCCAAATCCCGGAGACTGCGGGAACCAGAGAGCGTCCGGGTTGTGGCGTCGCACTGAGTTCTCTGAACACTCACCACGGGCCGTTCGGTCCTGGCCTCGGCAACGCCGGTCTCCACCCAcgtcacagaggaggaaactgaggcctggagaggggcCCACACGGCCCCGCCGGGCTGCCAAGCCCTTGCAGCTCCTCTCCAAGCCTCCGGGCATCTGCTGTCTTCCCAGCAGGGCGGGCGTCAGCGCCTCGTGGCCCCTCCGGAGGCCTGGGCAGTGGGGTGTGTGTACGCAGCCGGGGAGGAGGGCTTCCGGGGGCATCTGTCCTGCCTCTTTGGGGTGTCAGGGCGCTGAGGGCAGCCGTCTCTCCCCTGCAGGCATCTACATCCTCATTGCCGTGGGTGCTGTGATGATGTTTGTCGGGTTCCTGGGCTGCTACGGAGCCATCCAGGAGTCCCAGTGCTTGCTGGGGACGGTAAGGCCCTGGGCCGGGGCCAGGCTGAGGGTGAGGGCTGCGGGGCCGGCCGGGGGCAGAACCGGGGGCAGAACTGGGAGCTCCGGTGGAGACAGAACGCCTTCAGTCCCCGACGTGGAGCCTGGTGCCTGCCCTGGCCAGTCTGACCCTGTGGACCTCCCCCAGAATGCCAGCTCTCCGGTTTCCCCAATCGGGTCTCAAATCCCTCCGAGGTGGACTGCCGTTACGTCTAGTTCTTTGTCTAGTTCCTACTGAGTTCCAAAGTTgcgttttctctttcttccttaaaaaaagcCACAGATATAACAGGGAGTGAGTCCCAGTCCCAGAGCCAGCCCCAGGTGCCCCTAGGCATGTCACCCACCGAAGGGAAGTGGAGGCCTGGCTGTGCTGCCCAGGGCCTGGCGTCTGGGAGACGTGGGCTGCAGGAGGCTGTGCCTGTGTCTCCGGTGGGCGAGCCCAGGCACACCACGGCGACACCCTTCCCGTGGGCTTTGCCTCCCTGCCCTTTCCGACCCGCCCAGAAGCAACCATGTCCTCccctcccacacccaccccatcCTGTGGAGCCTGGTCCCTCGGGGTTGATGAGAACATTGGCATCTCGCTGCCGGGCCGAGTCCTAGATTCTGCTTCTCGGCCCCACGCCTCTCATCCCGTCGGGTCCTGGGTGGGTGGATACCACCGGCCACCCCGCGCATGCCGGCCGGTCACTGGGGCCTCAGGAAGGCCCAGGCCCTCTCTGGCCAGCTCTGACCTGCCCTCTCCGCCATCCCCTCCCCTTTTCAGTTCTTCACCTGCCTGGTGATCCTCTTCGCCTGTGAAGTGGCCGCTGGCATCTGGGGTTTTGTCAACAAGGACCAGGTGAGGCAGCGTccgtggggaggggcaggggggctgctggtggggagggggaaggggctcGGGCTGCGGGGGAGGGGTCGGACTGCAGGGTGCTTTGGGAGGGCTCTTCCCGGTAGGAAGCCCACAGAGGGCTTTCTGGAAGAGGCAGCATGGCGACCGAGTGGAAGGCAGGGTCACCTTCTCTAGGGCTCAGTGGCGGGCAGGTCTGTCCTGGGAGTGATACCTTCCGGGAGAGCCAGGTGAGGGCACGTCTCGGGGGGGCAGTCCTGCTGTGCTGTGACCGCCTCCCTCCCCAGATCGCCAAGGACGTGAAGCAGTTCTACGACCAGGCCTTGCAGCAGGCCATAATGGACGACGACGCCAACAATGCGAAGGCTGTGGTGAAGACCTTCCACGAGACGGTACGGGGGGCCGGGGGGAGGTGGGTAGGGCGTCCACGGGGACCGGGGTTTTGTCCTCTCAGTGAGACCTCAGCCAGGAGCGGGAGGGGCATTGGAACCTGGGGAGATTCTGAGGGACCTGGGGGTCCCTGGTGGGAACTAGATGAGCCAAGGCAGATGGGGTGCAGGGGTCTCTGCGCAGCACAGCTaagtgggaggagggggcggagTGGGCCCCCTGGGCTCCGTTCTCCCCCTGGAGGGGACCCGCCCAGCTCCCCGCCCCCACGCCTGGCCGGCGCAGCTCCTGGGGCCTCTGTAGCCTGCGGGCCACGTGTCCAGGGCTGACGGCGGGCGCCCTCCATCTCTGCAGCTTAACTGCTGTGGCTCCAACGCGCTGACCACAGTGACCACCTCTGTGTTCAAGAACAGCCTGTGTCCCTCGAGCGGCAACGTCATCAGTAACTTGCTAAAGGTGTGTGGTGATGGGTGGGGCCTCCCAGGGTGGGGCGGGGCCTGCCTGCTTCCCCATTTGGCTGCCACCCCTGGTGGGTCCTGGGCGGTGGCTGGCCCTCTCGGGGCTCCCGCTGGCAAGGGCAAGGACACGGCCATACTGGGCAGTGCTGTGGCTGGAGTTGGGGCTGCTCTGCCTGGGGGCCGAGGCCAAATTTTTGCTGCTGGCCGGCCCATGGGGAGGCGAGTCTCTGGCCCAGGCTCCCGATGGGGGAGCCCTCTGAACCTGGCATGGAGGCGCCCTCACCTCCCGGGTCAGCCCCGTCGCGGTGGTGCTTCCCAATCTCTTGAGTGCAAGAGGGCG contains:
- the CD81 gene encoding CD81 antigen; protein product: MGVEGCTKCIKYLLFVFNFVFWLAGGVILGVALWLRHDPQTTNLLYLELGDRPAPNTFYVGIYILIAVGAVMMFVGFLGCYGAIQESQCLLGTFFTCLVILFACEVAAGIWGFVNKDQIAKDVKQFYDQALQQAIMDDDANNAKAVVKTFHETLNCCGSNALTTVTTSVFKNSLCPSSGNVISNLLKEDCHGKIDELFSGKLYLIGIAAIVVAVIMIFEMILSMVLCCGIRSSSVY